CGCTGGTGCCTTGCAACGTGATGCCAGCCTTGGTGGCGTTGTCATAGCCGATGGCCAGTGGATTGGCACTACCGCCAGATTGCTGCAACGTCGCCACATCTTGATTGAGCGCGGTTTCGCCGGAATCCAATGCAGAGATGGCCGAACCCACGTTGGAGTACGTCGTGCCTTGGACGGTGTACGACGGCACCAACCCATTGGCCACCGTGGCGCCGCCACCCAGTGCCGTCGCCACGGACGTGGCCGTCGCGGTGAGTTGCCCTAGGTTGACGGCATCCGTGCTTTGCGTACCCGCAGCAACATGGATGATCTGCCGCTCCGCACCCGTGGCGCCAACCGACACGCTGTTGTCGCGGTCACCCACCGAGTTCGCGCCGAGTGCGACTGCGTTGTTGCTGGTGACGGAGGTCGCGGTACCTAGCGCCGTGCCCTGCGCTCCGGTCACCTGTGCGGTCGCGCCCAGCGCGACGGAGTTGTCTGTCACGGCATTGGAGCCCGCACCAACGGCGATAGCCTGTGTGCCCGTTGCCGCAGCGGCAAAGCCATTGACCACCGCGTAATCACCGCTGGCGCCCGCACCTAAACCCATCACGGTGTCGCCTGTGCCAAGCGCCTGTGCTTGCGTGCCCACCACCGTGCCGTAAGCGCCACTGGCAGCCGCTTGGCTGCCAATAGCCACGCTCGCATCACCGAGCGCTTGTGCGGCGGTACCCACGGCGACGGCATAGTCGGTGCCCGTCGCGTTCGCGCTGTTGCCAATCGCCACCGTGTTCTGCTGAGAAGCATTGGCGCCCACGCCAATAGCGGTGGCGCCGTGGGCGAGGGCCTGCGCGCCAGGACCCACGGCCGTGGCGTAGTCGCCCGACGCCACGGCGGCGACGGGGTTGCCCGAGACGTCGAACGATTTTGGATTGCCACTGGAATCGACCACGTAACCGCCGATCGCCACGCTGCTCAGGCCCGTGGCCTGCGCGTTGGCACCGGCGGCGATGGCGTTGTAGTTACTGGCATTGGCGCTGTAGCCCAGTGCCGTGGCGTAGTTCGCGCCGGTGGTGGCGCTATGGCCGATGGCCGAGGAACCGATACCCATGGCGAAGGTGTTGCCGCCGATGGCGGTGCTGTAGTCGTCATTGGCAAAGCTGTTGTAGCCGACCGCGCTGCTCTCGGTGCCCATGGCGGTGCTCATGGCGCCGGCGGCAACGCTGTGAGTACCCAGTGACAAGGCCGAATCGCTGCCGTCGCCTGCGCCATCCGCAGAGAAATAAGGGTCGGCCGGCGTGGATACCTGTGGCGTCACCTGCGCCAGCTGCAGCGAAGGCGCTGCGGCGGTGGTGTCGGTACTCGTGCCCGTGCTGGCGGAAGAAGGGGCTGTACTGTCGGCCGCCATGGCGCCGGTGGCCAGCATCGAGCCGGTGGCAAGCGAGGCGACGGCCAGTATCGCCCTGGCGCGCCTGACGCTATTGCCCTTGCCGTGCGACTTCGCCAGTTCGCTGGCGACGACCAGCATGCCGCGCGCGGCATTCCATATCTTGCTGTGGATTGCGTTCATTGATTTCTCCCCGCTGGGTTTTCGGCGATGCCTGGCCTGCGTCCTGCCGTGGGGCGCGCATGGATGGCATCGCTGTCGGACGTATGGACGTCCATGGAATGGTGGGTTGGATGGCTTGATCGTCCGGCGCGCGATCGCTGTCGCACGCCGGAGTGGACTCAGTTGTAGGAGCCGAGCACCGAGACGCCGGTAAACACGGCCGGACTGGTCACCGTCACGTAATACGTTCCCGCCGTTGGCGCACGCACCACCACGGCTTCCGTGTTGGTGTTGGCGTGGGCGGAGACGTAGTCGTACGAGGTGGCGCTGGCCGCGCTGCCGCGCTTGACGTACAGCGACACATCGCCACTGCCGCCACTGGTGCGGAACGTCAGGGTGGTTGTGCCCGCGGGTACAAACAACGTGAACTGCTGGCTGCTGCCAGCCGGTCCCAGTGTGGTCACGGCCACGCCGTTACTGAGCGCGATCGGCGCTGCCGGTGGCGGATTGGTGGTTGCCGGGCTGCCATTGCCCCATATGTAGGCAAGGGCGTTGAACTGGCTGATGTCCAGCGAACCGAAGCCCGTGGTGAAGTCCCAGCCTGTGGCGGCGTTGTAGCCGTAGGTATGGCCGCCAAAGGCCACGCCGTTGTTGCCCGCGGTCACGTCGTGCAGCACGGCCGCATTATTCGGGAAATCGCGATACATCATGCTGGCCGGAAAGCCGATGGAGTTGTTGGCGTAGGTCTGCACGCGGGCAAACACGCCCACGAAGATTGGCGAAGCCAGACTGGTGCCGCCCACCGCGTAGCGCGTGCCATCGATGAAGATCTGCGCGCCCGTGTACGAGGATGCATCGAAAGCAATGTCAGGCACCTGGCGCACCGTGGCGCCAAGGCCAGAGGCCTGCCACGCCGGTGCGGTTTCGAACAGGCTCTTGCCGCCGGTGCTGGCCCAGATGCGTTCGTTGCCATCGTCCGCCGCTGCCACGCCATCGTTCCAGGTCGTTTCGCCGGCCCAGGCGGTACCGTTGGTCATCAGCTCGGTGCCGCCGACGGCGATCACGTTGGGCGACGTTGAGGGTTCGCTCACCGAGTAGGTCGAGAGGCTGAATGGTGAAGGCAGCACCACGCCTGCGCCGCTGGCGAACTCGCCGTCGGTGGTGACGTATACGCCCTGGTCGCCCGAGGCGACGGAGAACGTCTGGCCCTGCGCGACGGCCTGCGCGAAGACGGCGTCATCCGCTGCCTGTGTGCCGCTTTGATTGGCGATGGTTTCGTCTTCGCCCAGCGAGACGTTGATCACCTTGGCGAGCGTGGTATCCGTGACGGCGGCGTTGTAGGCCGCGGTGATGCCCGCGTCGGTCAGTTCTTCGTCTGCGGCACCGTCCTGTCCATTCGCCGCCGTGTAGAACACCAGCTGCTTCACACCGCCGGAGGTGCCGACGATGGACTGTGAGTCGAGGTTCCACTCCATGTCCGAGCTGGGGTCGTCGGAGAAGTCCACGGCCGAGCCGAGCGTCACCGGTACCACGCGGACGTTGGTGGCGTTCATCGCCACCGCCGTGGTCATGGTGTTGAGGTCCTGCTGCGTCTGTGTGAGATCACCCCAGGTAATGATGCCCACCGTGGTGTTGAAAGCTGTCGGTGTGCTGCCCGCGTCGTAGATCGTCGGGAATTGCGTGGGCGAGTGCGTCACCGCGGACGCCGTGCCCTGGGTAGCGACATTCGTCGTTGCCGTCACCGGCCTGCCGAGGAAGCTCAGCGGATGCTTGTGTTCAATGTTCTGCAGGCCGATCACCGAGCCGACAATGCCGCCGAGCGACTGCGGGACCATCACGTCGCTGTCGTTGCCGAAGCGTTGCTTGCCGTTCTCGGTGTAGGTCTTCATGGAGGCGTTGAACGCCGTGGCTACGGTGGCGGCATTGCCATCGGCATAGACCAGCGTGTTGTTCGGCGACACGGTGATACGGGTAAAGCCCGACTGCTGCAGGTGTGTCACGACGGCCTGTACCTGGGCATCGGTCGGCGCATAAGTCGCCTTAAATTGCGCAGGCGTGAGGAACTTGCCAAATACCGCGTTACCCGGTGTGTTCACGTTCTTGATGAACGCTTGCAGCTGGTCCGCGTTGCGCAGGTTCAGGCCAACGGCGATGTGCAGCAGCTTGCTGTTGGCCAACGGTGTTACCACCGCGGACACCTGCGGCTGGCCGTGGCGGTTGACGGCATAGTTGGTGTGCGTCACGGGTGCTTGCCCGGCGCGTGCCGACGATGTGGTTACCGTCTTCAACAGCGCGGCGTGGCTGTGGGTTGGCGCCCAGTCGCTCGCGTGCGCAGCCAGCGGGCTGAAGGCGAGTGCGAGGGCCATGGGCAGAAAGGCTTTGCGGGCGGGCAGGCCTGCATGAGTCGTACGAGTGCGGCTGGACATCTTCGATCCCCGGGATGCGTGGGGCCGGCGCGGCCCCAATTCGAATAGGCGCCCGACTGGCGCTTTACCAAGCGCGGATAACTAGCGACGATCCCGAGTACCCCATGCCTCGTTGCGCGAGGCATCCCCTGGTCTGCAGCGGCGACGTGCTAGCCAGACGACGGCTTGAATTCAGCTTTCACCAGACGCACTGCACAACACACGCACCCACTCCCACTATTTCTCACGCTTGCTCACGCAGCCCACGCAATCGCACGCAAGCCCTTGTGAGCAAGCCAGCGAATTCCAAAAAAGACCTGCTCGCGCTGTTGACGGAACGGACGTCACGCCCGCAGAGTGTCGGAACTTCCCTAGAACTACCGATGCCAGGCCGCATGAACGACGGAGCCTCGAAAACAAACGCCCGAACGCCCGATCGCGCGTGGCATGTCGGCGTGCTGGAAGACGACGCGCAATTGCGCGAAGGCATCATCATTCCAGGGCTTCGTTACTTCGGTTTTCAGGTGACGGGCGCGGGTTCGGTGGCGGAGCTGTATCGCCACATGTTGAGCAGGCGTTTCGACATGGTGGTGCTGGATATCGGCCTGCCTGACGACAGCGGTCTCAATGTGGTGAAACACCTGCGCGAAATTTCCACGCTTGGCATCGTCATGCTGACCGGAAACACAGGCATGGACGACCACGTCACTGCGCTGACGCGCGGCGCGGATGCGTTCCTCAACAAACCGGTAAACATCGAGGTGCTGGCCGCCACCTTGCACAGCGTGGGGCGCCGCCTTGTCGGCGTGGCTGGAGCGGGCGGTGCGGTGACGACGTCAGCGGGCTTGGGCCGCTGGCGGCTGGATACCGACGACTGGTGCCTGGTCACCCCCGTGGGGCAGGCGCTACCGCTGACCGCGCCGGAGCGTTGCATCCTGCGTGTGCTGATGGCGGTGCGCGGTGAGCCGGTGTCGCGCGAAAAACTGATCAGCGCGTTGACCTCCGACATTTATGAGTTCGACCCGCACCGCCTGGAAATGATGGTGCACCGGCTCCGCCGCAAAGCGCAGGATGCCGCGGGCCAACCGCTGCCGTTGCTCACGTCGCGCGGGCAGGGGTATCTCTTCGCCAGCGATGCTTGATTTTTTTCGTCCGTATGGACGTCCATTCAAAGCGGTATCGTTGATTCATCATGGAGCGGCAGGCGGATGACGAAGGCCGTTCCCTGCATCGGTGTGCTGGTGACGTCGATGACGCCGTGCGCGGCATCCACCATGCTGGACACCACGGAAAGGCCCAGCCCGGTACCGCGCCCGAACGGTTTGGTGGTGTAGAACGGCTCGAATACTTTGGCGCGGACGTCATCGCTCATGCCGACGCCCGAATCGGCTAGCGCGAGCTTCAGCATGGGTGGCGTGCCATCGCTTTCCAATCGCAAGGTAAACAAGCCGCCCTCGGGCATGGCATCTCGCGCGTTCGCGGCGATGTTAAGGATCATGAGTTCGAACTGGCCGCGATCAAGCTGCAAAAGCAGCTCGCCGGGCGATGCCTGGATGTCGAGCTGGATGTAGTTGCCCAGCAGTTGGTGCAGCATCGGCTCGAGTTCTGCTACGGCGGTCGCGGCGTCGAATACTTGGCTGACGCCTACTTCCTGCCGGCTGAAATTGAGCAATTTCCGGCTGATGGTGAGCGCGCGCAGCGCGGCCAGTTCGATGCCTTGCATGGCGTTGAGCAAGGCGGGTGTGCCCAGGTCGGCCAACTGCTCGCGTTGCGAGGCGTAGCCCAGTACCACGTTCAACACATTGTCGAAGTCATGGGCGACGCCACTAGCGGCGCGCCCGATGGCATCGAGCTTCTGCGAGTGGATCAACTGGTTCTGCGTGCGCTCGCGTTCCTCCATTTCCTGCTTCAGTCGCTCGTTGGCGCGGGCGAGCGCTTCGCCGCGCTGCAATGCGTCGGACAACATTTGGCGTAGGGCACGCGTGGTGCAGTCGATGGCATAGGCGACAAGGATGTAGGCGACCAGAAGCATGGGCAGCGCATGGAATGCCCACCAAAAATCCTTGGTTGCGCCGGGTAGCCAAAGCGCATCGGCGAGCTGTCCCAGCGCAAAGCAGCCGACGATGGCGGTGAACACGGTCCATAACGTGCGCCTACCGAGCACTACGCCTGCAATCGCCAGCAGTAGCGTCGGCGATGGGTCGGGTGGCGCATGGCGATAGCCGGTGGTTGCAAAATTGCCGGCCAACGTAAGCAGGTACACGCAAAGAAACAGCTGAATGCCACGGTTGAAGTGACCGCGCCGGATCATCAGTACACCGATCCATGCGCCCATGGTGAGGGCAATGTCTGCGATGAGATCGGTGATGTCGGCAGCCGACCACACCGTTGGCAATGCAGCGCTGGGTTCGGCATAGATGTAGTACAGGCGAACCAGCAACGCCTGCAGTCCGACCGCCATCATCAGGATCTGGACGAAGCGGGCGTTTAAACGATCAACAGGATCCCTTGTTGGTGCACGGTCCAGCCACTCCCTGACGGCCCGTAGTCCTGGAATGGTCACGCACTCCCCCAGAAAACGAACAACAATCGCCGCGTTTTTCCGATCCCCATCGGTAGACGCGACCTGAAGACCCCATTCTTCCGCGCTTGTCACGCGTGAGCAAGAGAAAATGTTGGTGAGGTTGGAGAGCTGCGTGCTGCTGGTGTGGGAGCGTGCGTGACTTGCCTGCTGACCTCACTGAATCTCCGGACGGCATCACACCAACGGGGCGCACTGCGCCTCATTCAACAGGTCGCCGCAGGTGAGCGTCGACGGGATCGGCTTTGGGGAGATCGCCGACCGTCGTGCCGTGGAAGCGGTTACGCAGCTAGCGGCCATTCGGGGAGGAATCGGGTGAATACGATCTACAGCAAGATCTGGAACTCGGCGCTGGGCGCCGTGGTGGTGGCTTCCGAGCTCGCACGTATGGCGGGCAAGGGACGTCAGCGTAGGGCGCGCACGCTCACTGTCACAGGTGTGCTCGTGCTGAGCATGGCCATGGCGAACGGTGTGCAGGCGGGGGTGACGCTGCCCACTGCGACGCCACCGACCACCACGCCCGCCAGTGGCACCACGACGACCGTGGTGGATCCCACTGGCGCCGTCGCAATTTCCGGTCCCGCCAGTGGCGGTACGACGACGGCATCGACCGCCGGCAGTAACGATGTCGCCGTGGGTTCCGGCGCAGTGACGTTGGGCAGCAATGGCACGGCGGTGGGCGCGGGTGCGCAATCGCAGGGTGACAACGGCACCTCGTTGGGTGCCGCCGCCAATGCCGTGGGTAACGCGGCCGTGGCAGTAGGCGCCAACGCCACCGCCACGGGTGCGAACAGCACGGCGGTCGGTACCGGCGCGCAGTCGCAAGGCGACAACGGCACGGCGGTGGGTAGCGCTGCCAACGCGGTGGGTAACGCCGCTGTCGCTGTGGGTGCGAATGCCACGGCGACCGGCATGAACAGTGTGGCGCTCGGTGCAGGCGCTGCTGCAGCGACGGATAGCAGTATGGCTTCGGGGCAGGGCGCGCAGGCGACGGGCTCGGCGGCCATGGCCATGGGCGCGGCCGCCGGCGCAACCGGCTCCAACAGCATGGCGCTGGGTCAAGGCGCGCAGGCGACGGCGAGTAACAGCATCGCGCTCGGCAACAGCACGGTGGCCGCCAGCTCCAGTTCCATCGCCATGGGCAGCAGTGCCAGCGTTACGGGGGTCTCCAGCAGCGTGGCGATCGGCCCGGGTGCGTCGATCACCAACCAGACGTTGGCGGGCACCACGGCGTTCGGTTTCTACCGCAACGATGTTGCGATGGGTAACGGTGCCTCTCTGTATGCGGCGACGAGTTCCGTGGCGATCGGTGCACAGTCGTTCGTCGGTGATACGTCTGCGACGCCTGCGCTGGTGACCTCTGCTACGGCGGTGGGTGTTGGCTCCAGCGTGCAGGCCTCCTATGGCACTGCGATTGGTGACATCGCTAGCACGTCAGGTACATACGCCACCGCAGTGGGCTACGGTGCGAGCAGCGTCGGCAATACAGCATCTGCGTTCGGCAGCGGCGCGAGCGCGTTCGGTGCGGGTTCCACGGCGCTTGGCGGAAATGCTCAGGCCAATGGCGCGGGTAGCATTGTCATCGCGGGTGGCGGCAATGGAGGCGGTGCTTACTCCGGCCCCAATTCGCCCAATACCGTGGTGATCGGCAACAGCGCCGAAGCGGTGGAAACGACAGACAGCAATGGCAACGCGCAGTTGGTGAGCAACAGCGTAGTGATCGGCAGCAACGCCATCTCGTATGGCGGCTTGAATGGCATCGCCATCGGCAATACCGCTGGCGTGGCGCAGGGCAGCATCGACGCTATCGGCATCGGTACGCGTGCCATCGGTTACGGCGAAGGCTCAGTGGCCATGGGTGCAGGCTCTTATGCCATCGGGCCGGGTTCGACTGCCGTAGGTGGATGGTTGGACATCAATGGAACCGGCGTCGTTACCGGCGCAGGTTCTGGCACTACGGTTTCGCCTGGCGTGGGTTCCAGCGCGTTTGGTGCCGGTGCGGAGTCGATCGGCGATTTCAGTGTGGCCATGGGCGCGGGTGCCACGGCGGCGGGTAGTTCAACGGGCTATCCCAACGCCAATCGTGCGGGTTACACCAATGCGGATCAAACCGCGGGCGCTATTGCCATTGGCTACGAAAGCTATACCAACGGCGATGGCAGCGTCGTGATCGGTCGTAATGCGCTCGCCAATGGATCACCTGATGGCAGCCTGATCAACGGCACGGCCATCGGTTCGCAAAGCGTGGCCTGGGGCACCGGCGCCGTCGCTATCGGCAGCAGCGCGGTCGCTGCGTGGACCAACGATCAGGCCATGGGCACCAATGCCTACGCGGGCGGTGGCACGGGTACGAACAACATGGCTATCGGCAATGGCGCGACGGCCGGTGACGCCTTGCGTGGCACCGAGAACAGCCAGAACCCGCCGCTGCCTCTGCCGAATATCAGTGACACGATAGCCATTGGCGCCTCGTCCAGCGCCACAGCCAATCAAGCGATGGCGCTTGGCGTGAGTGCGTCGGCGGCTGGCGTGCAGGCGCAGGCATTCGGTAACAACGCCATCGCCAATGGCGTTCAGAGCATGTCCAACGGATACATGGCCGATGCCGAGGGTGACTACTCGATGGCTCAGGGCTCGGGTGCCTATGCCGCGGGTACGGGTGACGTTGCGCTCGGTAGCGGTGCAGTGGCAACGGGTGCCAATGGCATGGGGACTGCCGTGGGCTATGGCGCAACGGTGACGGCACAGAACGCCGTGGCGATCGGTGCGAACTCAGTGGCTGATCGCGACAACGCGGTGTCGGTGGGTGCGGCGGGTGCGGAACGCCAGATCATCAACGTCGCTGCGGGCACGCAAGCGACCGATGCGGTGAACCTGTCACAGCTGCAAGCGGCGGGGTTGGTGGATGGCAACAACAATCCGCTCACGGCGGTGACTTACGACGACGCCACCAAGGCGGGCATCACGTTGCAAGGTGCCAACGGCACGCAGATCCACAACGTCGCTGCTGGCGTAGCACCGATGGATGCGGTGAACATGGGTCAGTTCACCAGCGCGACCAGCACCATCAACGGCGAGCTGTCGACGCTCACCACCGACTTCACCACGCTGACCCAGCAACTGGGCGCGGGCGGTGGCGGCATGCCCGGCACCTTCGCGGTGAACGGCCAGGGTGGCAGCATGACCAACGCCAGTGCCAACGGCGCCAATACGGTGGCGATCGGCAATGGCGCAGCGGTCGGTACCGGTGTCAGTGGTGACAACGGCACGGCGGTCGGCGGCGGGGCACTCGCGCACGGTCCCAATGACACCGCCTTCGGTGGCAACGCCAAGGTAAATGCCGACGGCAGTACCGCCGTGGGCGCCAACACCACCATTGCTGCTGCAGCGACCAATGCAGTGGCAGTGGGTGAAAGCGCGTCGGTGACAGCGGCTTCGGGCACGGCGGTTGGTCAGGGTTCGTCCGCCAGCGCCACCAATGCAGTGGCACTGGGTCAAGGGTCGGTGGCTAATCAGGCCAACACCGTATCGGTGGGTACGGCCACCAACCAGCGCCAGATCGTCAACGTGGCCGCCGGCGTGAATGCTACCGATGCCACCAACGTCGGGCAGGTCAGTGCACAGGTGACTCAGGCACTGCAGACCGCCAAGACGTATACCGATGCGTCATCGCAGCAGGCGGTGCAGTCGGCCAATGCGTATACCAACCAGGCCATTGCCAATTACGACGCAAACTCCGGCATCGGTGCGCTGCGTCAGGAAATGAATGATCAGTTCAACAACGTCAACCAGCGACTCGATCGCGTCGGTGCGATGGGATCGGCGATGGCGCAGATGACGGCAAACACATCGAACCTTGCGGGCGACAACCGCGTGGGCTTCGGCGCCGGCAACTACAACGGCCAGGGGGCATTCGCTGTCGGCTATCAGCGCGCGTTCGCCAGCAGCCACGCCAGTGTGTCCGTGGGTGCTTCGGTGTCGGGTTCCGAAACATCCGTCGGCGTTGGCGGCGGTTTCAGCTGGTAAGGCGAAAGGGCGCCGCATGGCGCCCTTTCCATGCCCATCAAATTGGAGAGATATGCATGAATCGTCTAACACTTGGCCGCATGGCCGTCCTGGCTGCGGCACTGGGTTTTTCCACGGCGCACGCCGCATCGATCGTCACCAGCACCGGCGCCACCATCAACGCATCGACCATGGGTGCGAATGACACGATCGACGCCTTTATCGTCACCTATCGCGACGGCACCGCCGAACGCAGCAACGCCAATGCCGTCGAGCAGAATATCGGCGTGGCCGTGACGCGCGCGAAGCTCGACGCGGCATCGCAGAAAGCCACACCCTCGAACGCCGTCAGCGTGCAGTGGAAGCGCAAGCTCGGCATCGGCGCCGATGTGGTACACACCAGTCGCAAACTGAGCCGCAATGAAGCAGTGGCGCTGATGCAACAGATCGCTGCCGATCCGGCTGTGGCGCACGTCGAGCCCGACGTGCGCATGCACATCGTCAAGGACATCGCGGCCAGCACAGTAAAGCCGGATGCCGTGGGCACCAGCACGCCCAACGATCCGTACTTCTCCTATCAGTGGCACATGCGTCCCGGCACCGGTACGGTGGAAACCATCGGTACCGACACGACCGGCTACGCTAACTATGGCGGCAGCAACGCGTCCGCCGCATGGCTGAACTACGACGGCACCGGCGTGGTGGTGGCCGAGATCGATACCGGCGTAACGCAACACCCCGACCTCAACCTGGCGTTGGCGAACGCCGGTTACGATTTCATCACCGCCGCAGCGACGTCCGGCCGCGCCACCGATGGCCGCGTGCCGGGTGGTTGGGATACGGGGGACTGGACGACAGCGGCCATGAATTGCGGCATCGCGAACAGCAGTTGGCACGGGACGCATGTGTTCGGCACGATCGCGGCAGTCACCAACAACGGCGTGGGCGTTACGGGCGTGGCGCCGGGTTCGCAAGTCATGCCGCTGCGCGCACTAGGTCACTGCGGTGGCGCGACTTCTGATATTGCCGATGCGATCACCTGGGCCTCGGGGGGGGGCGGTGCCCAACATGCCGGCGAACCCCAGTCCCGCGCAGGTGATCAGCATGAGCCTTGGCGGTCCTGGCACCTGCGAGGCGACGGATGCTTTCGGTAGCGCCATTGCCGGTGCTATCTCGCGTGGCGTCACCGTGGTCGTAGCCGCCGGCAACAACACCGACAACACCGCGAACTACTCGCCGTCGAGCTGCCCGGGCGTGATCACCGTGTCGTCGGTGGGTATCACCGGCAAGCGCGCGTTCTATTCCAACTACGGCAGCTATGTATCGATCGCAGGACCCGGTGGCGGCATCTACGCCAACGATGATCCCACCCAGACGACGACGCCGGACGCGGGCTTCGTATGGTCCACACTCAACGACGGCACGACCGCACCCGGTAACCCGATCTACGGCGAAATGGCCGGCACCTCGCAGGCGACGCCACACGTGGCGGGCGTGGTGGCCTTGATGATCGGTGCGGTGAAGGCTGCGGGCCAGCCCGCGCTCACGCCGCTGCAGATCCAGGAGGCACTGATTTCCTCGGCCCGTGTGTTCCCCGTCAGCGAGGGTGTCGCCTTTGGTAGCGGCGTCGTCGATGCCAATGCGGCCGTGCAAGCCGCGCTGAGTCCGACCATGACGGCACTACCATCGACGCTGGTAAGCAGCACGCCGGTAACGGTGGCGGGCAATGCGGGTACATCGCTGATCTACAGCATCACGGTGCCGGCCAACGCCACCAACCTCACCATTCGCACCATCGGTGGCACGGGGGATGTGTCGTTGTACGCGAAGGTCGGCGTGCCGGTGGCACCCAACGGTTCCAACGCCGACTTCTCGTCGGCCAAGCCGAATACCAACAACGAAGCGATCGTGCAGACGACGCCGGTCACGGGCACGTGGTACGTGCGCGTGACCGGCGTCAAGACCTTCGCCAACGTGCAGCTCACCGCGAGCTACACGGCGCACTGAGAAAGGGGGCATGTCGCCCGGTTTCCCGACGGGTCCAGAACCGTCGGGAGCCGGGCGCGTGTTTTTATCAGGAGGCCGGCGTATTGAGATAGTCGAGCGTCGCCTGCAACATCGACTCCATGCCGATCTTCATCGCGCCCTCGTCCATGAAGAACTTCGGCGAATGGTTGGCCGGCGCCTTGAGTGCGTCCTGCCCGGTCGGCGTTGAGCCGACGAAGAAGTACACGCTGGGCACTTCCTTCGCGAAATAGGCGAAGTCTTCCGAGGCCATCCACGGCTTCGCCTCGATCACATGGTCGCCGCCGATCGCCTTGCCGATGCTGGTCCGTACGCGTCCCGCCAGTGCGGGATCGTTGACCAGGATCGGGTTGCTGTCGCCCACCGGGATCTGCGTATCCACCGTGGCGCCGTTCGCTGCGGCAATGTGCTCTGCGATGCTCTTGAGGTTGTCGATCGCCTGCTGGCGCATGCCGGCATCGAAGGTGCGCAGCGTGCCTTGCAGCTCCACCTGATCGGGCACGATGTTGTAGCGGGCTCCGCCTTCCACGATGCCAAAGCTGAGCACGGCGGGTAGGTCGCCGATGTTGAGCTTGCGGCTGACGATGGTCTGCGCCGCGCTGATGATCTCAGCGGAGGTGACGATGGGGTCGACGCCGTTCCACGGCATCGCGCCGTGTGTCTGCCTGCCATGCACCACCAGCTTGAACCAGTCCGAACCCGCCATGGTCGGGCCGGGACGCACCGCCACCGTACCAACGTTGAGCGAGCTGACCACATGCATGCCGAACATCGCGTCGGGCTTGAAGTCGCGGAACACGCCTTCTTTCAGCATCAGCGATGCGCCGCCTTCCTCGCCTGCCGGTGCCCCTTCTTCGGCGGGCTGGAACACGAACATCACTTCGCCGGGCAAATCTTTCTTCATGCCGGCGAGCACGGTGGCGAGGCCGAGCAGCATCGCGGTATGCGAGTCATGACCACAGGCATGCATCACGCCGACCTGCTTGCCGCGGTACTCGCCCTTGGCTTTGGAAGCGAAGGGAAGATCTACCTCTTCGGTGACGGGCAACGCGTCCATGTCGGCGCGGATGGCGAGCTTCGGTCCCGGCTTGCCACCTTTGAGGATACCGACCACGCCGGTATGCGCGATGCCTGTGTGCACTTCCAGGCCCAGCTTCTTCAGCTGCG
This genomic window from Dyella terrae contains:
- a CDS encoding ESPR-type extended signal peptide-containing protein, coding for MNAIHSKIWNAARGMLVVASELAKSHGKGNSVRRARAILAVASLATGSMLATGAMAADSTAPSSASTGTSTDTTAAAPSLQLAQVTPQVSTPADPYFSADGAGDGSDSALSLGTHSVAAGAMSTAMGTESSAVGYNSFANDDYSTAIGGNTFAMGIGSSAIGHSATTGANYATALGYSANASNYNAIAAGANAQATGLSSVAIGGYVVDSSGNPKSFDVSGNPVAAVASGDYATAVGPGAQALAHGATAIGVGANASQQNTVAIGNSANATGTDYAVAVGTAAQALGDASVAIGSQAAASGAYGTVVGTQAQALGTGDTVMGLGAGASGDYAVVNGFAAAATGTQAIAVGAGSNAVTDNSVALGATAQVTGAQGTALGTATSVTSNNAVALGANSVGDRDNSVSVGATGAERQIIHVAAGTQSTDAVNLGQLTATATSVATALGGGATVANGLVPSYTVQGTTYSNVGSAISALDSGETALNQDVATLQQSGGSANPLAIGYDNATKAGITLQGTSGTQIHNVAAGVAPMDAVNMGQLTSATNTINGALSTLTTDYIALSQQLGTGGGMPGTFAVNGQGDSMTNASAKDANTVAIGSGAMVGAGGDNGTAVGGGALAHGPNDTAFGGNAKVNADGSTAVGANTTIAAAATNAVAVGESASVTAASGTAVGQGSSASATNAVALGQGSVANQANTVSVGTTSNQRQIVNVAAGVNATDATNVGQVSAQVTQALQTAKTYTDASSQQAVQSANAYTNQAIANYDANSGIGALRQEMNDQFTQVNKKINDQGAMGAASTQMAINASGATGIGRISAGVGYQGARSAISVGYATPVGNAAHISVGATTSGSQTSVGAGFGIDL
- a CDS encoding protease pro-enzyme activation domain-containing protein codes for the protein MSSRTRTTHAGLPARKAFLPMALALAFSPLAAHASDWAPTHSHAALLKTVTTSSARAGQAPVTHTNYAVNRHGQPQVSAVVTPLANSKLLHIAVGLNLRNADQLQAFIKNVNTPGNAVFGKFLTPAQFKATYAPTDAQVQAVVTHLQQSGFTRITVSPNNTLVYADGNAATVATAFNASMKTYTENGKQRFGNDSDVMVPQSLGGIVGSVIGLQNIEHKHPLSFLGRPVTATTNVATQGTASAVTHSPTQFPTIYDAGSTPTAFNTTVGIITWGDLTQTQQDLNTMTTAVAMNATNVRVVPVTLGSAVDFSDDPSSDMEWNLDSQSIVGTSGGVKQLVFYTAANGQDGAADEELTDAGITAAYNAAVTDTTLAKVINVSLGEDETIANQSGTQAADDAVFAQAVAQGQTFSVASGDQGVYVTTDGEFASGAGVVLPSPFSLSTYSVSEPSTSPNVIAVGGTELMTNGTAWAGETTWNDGVAAADDGNERIWASTGGKSLFETAPAWQASGLGATVRQVPDIAFDASSYTGAQIFIDGTRYAVGGTSLASPIFVGVFARVQTYANNSIGFPASMMYRDFPNNAAVLHDVTAGNNGVAFGGHTYGYNAATGWDFTTGFGSLDISQFNALAYIWGNGSPATTNPPPAAPIALSNGVAVTTLGPAGSSQQFTLFVPAGTTTLTFRTSGGSGDVSLYVKRGSAASATSYDYVSAHANTNTEAVVVRAPTAGTYYVTVTSPAVFTGVSVLGSYN
- a CDS encoding response regulator transcription factor; translation: MNDGASKTNARTPDRAWHVGVLEDDAQLREGIIIPGLRYFGFQVTGAGSVAELYRHMLSRRFDMVVLDIGLPDDSGLNVVKHLREISTLGIVMLTGNTGMDDHVTALTRGADAFLNKPVNIEVLAATLHSVGRRLVGVAGAGGAVTTSAGLGRWRLDTDDWCLVTPVGQALPLTAPERCILRVLMAVRGEPVSREKLISALTSDIYEFDPHRLEMMVHRLRRKAQDAAGQPLPLLTSRGQGYLFASDA